A region from the Beduinella massiliensis genome encodes:
- a CDS encoding ABC transporter substrate binding protein has product MKNARRILGLLLSLMLVLGTTAALADEEGSVKIGILQYVEHAALDSATEGFKQALKENGYEDVTIDYKNASGDNATLQLMAEQFASGDYDVLLGVATPAVQALLTAVSDKPILGTAVTDYVSAGLVASNEAPGANLTGTSDMNPVDKQIDLLMQLVPDAKTIGVLYTSSEVNSEIQAKMAEQEAARYSLGVVTKTISAVGEVQQAVESLVGQVDALYIPTDNICASAMAVIASVANPAKLPVIVGEENMCNEGGLATIGLNYTKLGYQTGMMAVRILKDGANPAEMPIEGLGDADVYLNQVTADEVGIVFPQELVDAAVNIVKAE; this is encoded by the coding sequence ATGAAAAACGCCAGACGCATCCTTGGTTTGCTGCTCTCTCTAATGCTCGTGCTGGGCACGACGGCCGCGCTCGCCGACGAAGAAGGCTCCGTGAAGATCGGTATTTTACAGTATGTGGAGCATGCGGCGCTGGACAGCGCGACAGAAGGGTTTAAGCAGGCCCTGAAGGAAAACGGCTATGAGGACGTTACCATCGATTACAAGAACGCTTCCGGCGACAACGCGACGCTGCAGCTCATGGCGGAGCAGTTTGCGTCGGGAGATTATGACGTACTGCTGGGCGTCGCGACGCCCGCCGTGCAGGCGCTGCTTACCGCTGTGAGCGACAAGCCGATCCTCGGTACGGCCGTAACCGATTACGTATCGGCCGGGCTGGTCGCTTCCAACGAAGCGCCCGGCGCGAACCTGACGGGCACGAGCGACATGAACCCGGTGGACAAGCAGATCGACCTGCTGATGCAGCTCGTGCCGGACGCGAAGACGATCGGTGTGCTGTACACCTCCAGCGAGGTAAACTCCGAAATCCAGGCCAAGATGGCGGAACAGGAAGCTGCCCGCTACAGCCTCGGTGTCGTCACCAAGACCATCAGCGCGGTGGGCGAGGTGCAGCAGGCGGTGGAATCCCTGGTCGGCCAGGTGGACGCGCTTTACATCCCCACGGACAACATCTGCGCGTCGGCTATGGCGGTCATCGCCTCCGTCGCGAATCCCGCGAAGCTGCCTGTCATCGTCGGCGAGGAAAACATGTGCAACGAGGGCGGACTCGCGACCATCGGCCTGAACTACACGAAGCTCGGCTATCAGACGGGTATGATGGCGGTGCGGATTCTGAAGGATGGCGCTAACCCCGCCGAAATGCCGATTGAAGGCCTCGGAGACGCGGACGTTTACCTCAATCAGGTGACGGCGGACGAGGTGGGCATCGTCTTCCCGCAGGAGCTGGTCGACGCGGCGGTGAACATCGTCAAGGCCGAATAA
- a CDS encoding DUF512 domain-containing protein: MPQRIVDVAPHSISARHGVKKGDTLISINRTPVLDQVDYQYLTARKHLTLLLSREDGTEYSFSIDKSDADTLGLTLESTLMTYPKTCANHCMFCFIEQMPPGMRPSLYVRDDDWRLSLIAGNFVTLTNLPPAEMQRIIDRKASPIYISVHTTDPELRKRMLHHNQAGRIMEHLRRFADAGIHFHCQIVLCPGINDGGALERTLADLTGLCPAALTAALVPVGLTKYREALYPLRPYTKEEAKAVVSTAHRWQERMLRAHGTRFVFPSDEFYQIAEEPIPPCEAYEDFPQIENGVGLLRQFADEFETALRLDPDDTGARPRRVVMATGTSVAPFMHSLIASYPIPGVEVTVQPVLNRFFGETVTVSGLLTGQDLAAQLAGVEADEIFITQSMLRAGENVFLDDMTLEQVEQALRIPIRPVPNDGAELLYALRGLEG, translated from the coding sequence TTGCCGCAACGCATTGTCGATGTCGCGCCGCATTCCATTTCTGCGCGCCACGGCGTCAAAAAGGGCGATACGCTCATCTCCATCAACAGAACGCCGGTGCTGGATCAGGTCGACTACCAATACCTGACGGCCCGAAAGCACCTGACGCTGCTCCTGTCCCGCGAGGACGGAACGGAGTATTCGTTTTCGATCGACAAGAGCGATGCGGACACATTGGGCCTGACGCTGGAATCGACGCTGATGACGTACCCCAAGACCTGTGCGAACCACTGCATGTTCTGCTTTATCGAGCAGATGCCCCCGGGCATGCGCCCCTCTCTTTACGTGCGCGATGACGATTGGCGCCTTTCCCTGATCGCGGGCAATTTCGTCACGCTGACCAACCTGCCGCCCGCCGAAATGCAGCGCATTATCGACCGCAAGGCCAGCCCCATCTATATTTCCGTCCACACGACTGATCCGGAGCTGCGAAAGCGCATGCTTCACCACAATCAGGCGGGCCGCATCATGGAACATCTGCGTCGCTTTGCGGACGCGGGTATCCACTTTCACTGTCAGATCGTCCTGTGTCCCGGAATCAACGACGGCGGCGCCCTGGAGCGAACGCTTGCGGATCTGACGGGCCTTTGCCCGGCTGCGCTGACGGCCGCGCTCGTACCGGTCGGCCTCACGAAGTATCGCGAAGCGCTCTACCCGCTTCGCCCGTACACGAAGGAAGAAGCCAAAGCCGTCGTCTCAACAGCGCACCGCTGGCAGGAACGGATGCTGCGCGCGCATGGAACGCGCTTCGTCTTTCCCTCGGACGAATTCTATCAAATCGCTGAGGAACCCATTCCGCCCTGCGAAGCCTATGAGGACTTTCCGCAAATCGAAAACGGCGTCGGGCTTCTGCGGCAGTTTGCGGATGAGTTTGAGACCGCCCTGCGTCTTGACCCCGACGACACGGGTGCAAGGCCGCGCCGTGTCGTGATGGCGACCGGCACTTCTGTCGCGCCTTTTATGCACAGCCTCATCGCCTCGTACCCAATTCCGGGCGTGGAGGTGACGGTGCAGCCCGTACTCAATCGTTTTTTTGGGGAAACGGTCACCGTTTCCGGCCTTCTGACCGGTCAGGACCTCGCGGCACAGCTCGCGGGCGTCGAGGCCGACGAAATCTTCATTACACAATCTATGCTGCGCGCGGGCGAAAACGTCTTTCTGGACGACATGACGCTCGAGCAGGTTGAACAGGCGCTTCGCATACCGATTCGCCCGGTGCCCAACGACGGCGCCGAGCTGCTCTATGCGCTGCGTGGTTTGGAGGGATAA
- a CDS encoding segregation/condensation protein A, which produces MAYIIQLKQFEGPLDLLLHLISRAQIDICDIFISEITEQYLAAMGDVASLDMDTASEFLAMAATLLEIKSRALLPRPPEPEEEGEETPEQALIRRLTEYKLYKESAGQMKDFEKAAQSVFSKLPEEYPLPPPTYQLDGLTMEGLVAAIERILARIELKNAPGPSVRSIERDSYSIEECVVRIAQRIKKGPAYFTELFSDSPCRDEVITLFMALLELLRLGRLHIEQAHVFDDILLLPGRREIPSGAS; this is translated from the coding sequence ATGGCCTATATCATACAGCTTAAACAGTTTGAGGGCCCGCTCGACCTTCTGCTGCACCTGATTTCGCGCGCGCAGATCGACATTTGCGACATCTTCATTTCGGAGATCACGGAACAGTATTTGGCGGCGATGGGCGACGTCGCCTCTTTAGACATGGATACGGCAAGCGAATTTCTTGCGATGGCGGCGACGCTGCTTGAGATCAAATCCCGCGCGCTGCTGCCGCGCCCGCCGGAGCCGGAAGAAGAGGGGGAGGAGACGCCGGAGCAGGCGCTCATTCGCCGTCTGACCGAGTACAAGCTTTACAAGGAGAGCGCCGGGCAGATGAAGGACTTTGAAAAAGCGGCGCAGTCTGTCTTTTCAAAGCTGCCGGAGGAATATCCGCTGCCGCCGCCGACCTATCAGCTGGACGGGCTGACGATGGAGGGGCTGGTTGCGGCGATCGAGCGCATACTGGCCCGTATTGAGCTTAAAAACGCGCCCGGCCCATCGGTACGTTCGATCGAGCGGGACAGCTATTCCATCGAGGAGTGCGTCGTGCGCATAGCCCAGCGCATAAAGAAGGGGCCCGCGTATTTTACGGAGCTTTTCAGCGACAGCCCCTGCAGGGACGAGGTCATTACGCTTTTCATGGCGCTTTTAGAGCTTTTACGCCTTGGCAGACTGCACATCGAGCAGGCGCACGTATTTGACGACATATTGCTGTTGCCGGGCAGGAGGGAGATCCCCAGTGGAGCAAGTTGA
- the der gene encoding ribosome biogenesis GTPase Der, with protein sequence MAKPLVAVVGRPNVGKSTFFNRIAGRRISIVEDTPGVTRDRIYADVEWLTHKFTLIDTGGIDPRTDDVLLSQMREQAEIAMETCDVILFFVDGRTGMTADDMDVANMLRRTKKPVLLVVNKMDTPDMSDNIYDFYTLGIGEPIAISSANMLGLGDLLDEIVKLLPQGSTQQEDEEEHVIQVAIVGRPNVGKSSLTNRLLGQNRTMVSDIPGTTRDAIDTEFSQDGIRYNIIDTAGIRRKRTIEDESIERYSIVRSLTAVRRCDVAVIVVDANDGVTEQDTKIAGYVHDEGKAAIVVVNKWDAVEKDTKTLENYKKQVLDDLKFMTYAPVLFISALSGQRVSKVLESVRAVYEQASKRITTGVLNDVLADATTALQPPASGGRRLKIYYATQQGTCPPTFVLFINDETLMHFAYERYLENQFRKAFGFEGTPVRFILRQKQKEN encoded by the coding sequence ATGGCAAAACCCCTGGTCGCCGTCGTGGGACGCCCCAACGTCGGTAAATCGACATTTTTTAACCGCATCGCCGGAAGGCGCATTTCCATCGTTGAAGATACGCCCGGCGTTACGCGCGATCGCATCTATGCGGACGTGGAATGGCTGACCCATAAGTTTACGTTGATCGATACCGGCGGCATCGACCCGCGCACGGACGACGTGCTGCTTTCCCAGATGCGCGAACAGGCGGAAATCGCCATGGAAACCTGCGACGTCATCCTCTTTTTTGTCGACGGGCGAACCGGCATGACCGCGGACGACATGGACGTGGCCAACATGCTGCGGCGCACCAAGAAACCGGTGCTGCTCGTGGTCAACAAGATGGACACGCCCGACATGAGCGACAATATCTACGACTTTTATACGCTCGGCATCGGCGAGCCCATCGCGATCTCCTCCGCAAACATGCTGGGTCTGGGCGATCTGCTCGACGAGATCGTAAAGCTGCTGCCCCAAGGCAGCACGCAGCAGGAAGATGAGGAGGAGCATGTCATCCAAGTGGCTATCGTAGGCCGCCCCAACGTCGGCAAGTCCTCGCTCACCAACCGCCTGCTCGGCCAGAACCGCACGATGGTATCCGATATTCCCGGCACCACGCGCGACGCGATTGACACCGAATTTAGCCAGGACGGCATACGATATAACATCATCGATACCGCCGGCATACGTCGTAAGCGCACCATCGAGGACGAATCCATCGAGCGTTACAGCATCGTGCGCTCGCTGACCGCCGTCCGGCGCTGCGACGTGGCTGTCATCGTCGTCGACGCAAACGACGGTGTCACCGAGCAGGACACCAAGATCGCCGGCTACGTCCACGACGAGGGCAAGGCGGCTATCGTGGTCGTCAACAAGTGGGATGCCGTCGAAAAGGACACCAAGACGTTGGAGAACTACAAAAAGCAGGTGCTGGACGACCTCAAATTCATGACCTATGCCCCGGTGCTCTTTATCTCCGCGCTCAGCGGCCAGCGCGTTTCCAAGGTGCTGGAGTCAGTCCGGGCGGTCTACGAGCAGGCCAGCAAGCGCATTACCACGGGTGTGCTCAACGACGTGCTCGCGGACGCTACCACCGCGCTCCAGCCGCCCGCGAGCGGCGGGCGGAGGCTCAAGATCTACTACGCGACGCAGCAGGGCACCTGCCCGCCCACCTTCGTGCTGTTCATCAACGACGAAACGTTGATGCATTTCGCGTATGAGCGATACCTGGAGAATCAGTTCCGCAAGGCGTTCGGATTTGAGGGCACGCCGGTTCGTTTCATCTTACGGCAGAAGCAAAAGGAGAATTGA
- a CDS encoding TetR/AcrR family transcriptional regulator produces the protein MRTVKKPEERKAEMVEAAAKLFTMQGFVKTSVAEIVAAVDVAKGLFYYYFTTKDDMVKAVAEGWASHCEDVICRIADAPLTGHEKLTAVLDSEIWGRLKETPFFADLCLPQHAALYEDAVTRITDHVVPSLCRIVSQAAQEGEADVEYVECSARVMLYGLAHLAQRGELTRPVSASLISHTLSLKTAL, from the coding sequence ATGCGTACCGTCAAAAAGCCGGAAGAAAGAAAAGCGGAAATGGTCGAGGCCGCGGCCAAGCTGTTCACGATGCAGGGTTTTGTGAAGACCTCTGTCGCGGAAATCGTCGCTGCGGTCGACGTGGCCAAAGGTCTCTTCTATTATTATTTTACCACCAAGGACGATATGGTCAAAGCCGTCGCAGAGGGATGGGCTTCTCACTGCGAGGACGTGATCTGCCGCATTGCCGACGCTCCGCTGACCGGGCATGAAAAGCTTACGGCCGTGCTCGACAGCGAAATTTGGGGCCGCCTGAAGGAAACGCCCTTCTTCGCGGACCTGTGCTTGCCCCAGCATGCTGCGCTCTACGAGGACGCCGTCACCCGTATCACTGACCATGTCGTCCCCTCCCTTTGCCGGATTGTATCGCAGGCCGCGCAGGAGGGCGAAGCGGACGTAGAATACGTCGAATGCAGCGCGCGCGTCATGCTTTACGGCCTCGCTCATCTCGCTCAGCGCGGTGAACTGACCCGTCCCGTCAGCGCCTCGCTGATCTCGCATACGCTTTCTTTGAAAACAGCCCTGTAA
- the pyk gene encoding pyruvate kinase — translation MRKTKIVCTVGPASEDVQMLSSLMDAGMNVARLNMSHGSYDEQRPRIENIKRLRREKNIPLAIMLDTKGPEVRTGVLKDGKVTLVDGETFVLTSREVEGDQKSVSVTYPALCTHVKAGTRILIDDGLIGLEVIRVEGGTDIVCRVVEGGVLGSKKGVSVPGVDLEIPAISQKDREDILFGIENGIDLIAASFISHASDVMFIRKLLEDNGGENIQIFSKIENRLGVDNFDEILKVSDGIMIARGDLGVEVDMEEVPVLQKAFTRKCNIAGKPVITATQMMDSMMRNPRPTRAEANDVANSIMDGTDAIMLSGETASGKYPLEALNAMRRIANYVEERFSFKRMAQLHDVSETGRSLTNAVSYACYTMAMDLNAAAIITPTRGGFTARLVAKYRPSCHLVATTDNEKTYHQLGVVWGVQPVHMPSAGNTDDMVQSSVDAVRDAGFLSDGDIAIITAGVPTGVSGTTNLIKVHVVGDVLLRGKGVGTTSASGRVCVAHKTSDLGNRFQPGDVLVTSMTTNDMLPMIRKAAAIIVESDDLTCHAAIVGCALDIPVILDGSMTATHKLKDGMSVSVDPNCGYVYNGDMVNR, via the coding sequence ATGAGAAAAACCAAGATCGTCTGCACTGTAGGCCCGGCCAGCGAGGACGTACAGATGCTTTCCAGCCTCATGGACGCGGGCATGAACGTCGCGCGGCTGAACATGTCGCACGGCAGCTACGACGAACAACGACCCCGCATCGAGAACATCAAGCGCCTGCGCAGGGAGAAGAACATTCCTCTTGCGATCATGCTCGACACCAAAGGGCCTGAAGTGCGCACGGGCGTGCTGAAGGACGGCAAGGTGACGCTCGTGGACGGGGAGACGTTCGTGCTCACCTCGCGTGAGGTAGAGGGCGATCAAAAGTCCGTCTCCGTGACCTACCCGGCGCTTTGCACCCACGTGAAAGCCGGAACGCGCATCCTCATCGACGACGGCCTGATCGGTCTGGAGGTCATCCGCGTCGAGGGGGGCACGGATATCGTGTGCCGCGTCGTCGAAGGCGGCGTGCTGGGCAGCAAGAAGGGCGTCTCCGTTCCGGGCGTCGATCTGGAAATTCCAGCGATCAGTCAGAAGGACCGTGAGGACATTCTCTTCGGCATTGAAAACGGCATCGACCTGATCGCGGCTTCGTTCATCAGCCACGCTTCCGACGTCATGTTTATCCGCAAGCTGCTGGAAGATAACGGGGGCGAGAACATCCAGATCTTCTCCAAGATCGAGAACCGCCTGGGCGTGGACAATTTTGACGAGATCCTGAAGGTTTCCGACGGCATCATGATCGCGCGCGGCGACCTGGGCGTCGAGGTGGACATGGAAGAGGTACCGGTGCTGCAAAAGGCGTTTACGCGCAAGTGCAACATCGCGGGCAAGCCCGTCATTACCGCGACCCAGATGATGGATTCCATGATGCGCAACCCCCGTCCGACGCGCGCGGAAGCGAACGACGTAGCCAATTCCATCATGGATGGCACCGATGCGATCATGCTCTCCGGCGAGACGGCATCCGGAAAATACCCGCTGGAAGCGCTGAACGCGATGCGCCGCATCGCCAATTACGTCGAGGAGCGTTTCAGCTTCAAGCGCATGGCGCAGCTTCATGACGTTTCCGAGACGGGGCGTTCGCTCACCAACGCGGTCAGCTATGCCTGCTACACGATGGCGATGGATCTGAACGCGGCGGCGATCATCACGCCTACGCGCGGCGGGTTCACGGCGAGGCTGGTCGCGAAGTACCGGCCTTCCTGCCATCTGGTTGCGACGACGGACAACGAGAAGACCTACCATCAGCTGGGCGTCGTCTGGGGCGTGCAGCCGGTACACATGCCCTCTGCGGGCAACACGGACGACATGGTGCAGTCCTCGGTAGACGCGGTGCGCGACGCTGGATTCCTCTCCGACGGCGACATCGCGATCATCACGGCGGGCGTGCCCACCGGCGTCAGCGGCACCACGAACCTTATCAAGGTGCACGTAGTCGGCGACGTACTGCTTCGCGGCAAGGGCGTCGGCACCACGAGCGCTTCCGGGCGCGTTTGCGTCGCCCATAAGACGAGCGACTTAGGCAACCGATTTCAGCCCGGCGACGTGCTGGTAACCTCCATGACCACCAATGACATGCTTCCCATGATCCGCAAAGCCGCCGCGATTATCGTGGAAAGCGACGACCTGACCTGCCACGCGGCCATCGTGGGCTGTGCGCTGGACATTCCGGTCATCCTGGACGGTTCGATGACGGCGACGCACAAGCTCAAGGACGGCATGAGCGTATCCGTTGACCCGAACTGCGGTTATGTCTACAACGGCGACATGGTAAACCGATAA
- a CDS encoding site-2 protease family protein: MDLLKMLRDNPMQFLDFSLYRVPAVLIALCCHEWGHAFVAYLCGDPTAKLMHRMTLNPLRHLDPVGTIMLFFLGFGWAKPVPVNPHNFRNGRWDDLKVSIAGISVNLLIFLGCTLALVGVTYYAWTPEMLRIYSLKSLLGINSGIAANIMMGNSAFFADSMLHPGALPVLRMLMQIAHINLYIALFNLVPVPPLDGYHVLNDLVLRGRWQITQRQAQIGIGVVLAVSFMTNWLSIALNFAATGIQNFILRFFM, from the coding sequence ATGGATTTATTAAAAATGCTTCGCGACAATCCGATGCAATTTCTTGATTTTTCACTCTATCGCGTGCCCGCGGTTCTGATTGCGCTTTGCTGTCACGAGTGGGGGCACGCGTTCGTCGCTTACCTTTGCGGCGACCCGACCGCTAAACTGATGCACCGCATGACACTCAACCCGCTGCGTCACCTGGACCCGGTGGGAACGATCATGCTTTTCTTTCTGGGTTTCGGATGGGCGAAACCGGTGCCCGTCAATCCCCATAACTTCCGGAATGGACGCTGGGACGACCTGAAGGTCTCCATTGCGGGTATTTCGGTTAACCTGTTGATTTTTCTTGGATGCACGCTGGCGCTCGTGGGCGTCACCTATTATGCCTGGACACCGGAGATGCTGCGAATCTACTCGTTGAAAAGCCTCCTGGGCATCAATAGCGGTATAGCGGCGAATATTATGATGGGGAACAGCGCTTTTTTTGCGGATTCCATGCTGCATCCCGGCGCGCTTCCCGTCCTGCGCATGCTCATGCAGATCGCCCACATCAACCTGTATATCGCGTTGTTTAATCTGGTGCCCGTGCCGCCGCTGGACGGCTATCACGTGCTGAACGATCTGGTGCTCAGAGGACGCTGGCAAATTACGCAGCGGCAGGCTCAGATCGGTATCGGCGTCGTGCTGGCGGTTTCCTTTATGACGAATTGGCTCTCCATCGCCCTCAATTTTGCCGCGACCGGCATTCAAAATTTCATCTTACGCTTCTTTATGTGA
- the mscL gene encoding large conductance mechanosensitive channel protein MscL: MKKFFNDFKAFAMRGNVVDMAVGVIIGGAFGKIVSSLVADIFMPLIGMLTGGIDISGAFYALDGGAYASAQAAADAGVGTLNYGVFLQNVIDFLLIALCIFLMIKLIAKVMPAKAEPPKEEPRLCPYCKAEIHKDATRCPHCTSALNE; this comes from the coding sequence ATGAAGAAATTTTTTAATGATTTTAAGGCATTTGCGATGCGCGGCAACGTCGTGGATATGGCGGTCGGCGTCATCATCGGCGGTGCGTTCGGAAAGATCGTCTCTTCATTGGTTGCGGATATCTTCATGCCGTTGATCGGTATGCTCACCGGCGGCATCGACATCAGCGGTGCATTCTACGCGTTGGACGGCGGTGCCTACGCCTCTGCGCAGGCCGCGGCGGATGCGGGCGTCGGAACGCTCAATTACGGCGTTTTCCTGCAAAACGTCATCGATTTTCTGCTGATTGCGCTGTGTATCTTCCTGATGATTAAGCTCATCGCCAAGGTCATGCCCGCAAAGGCCGAACCGCCCAAGGAAGAACCGCGCCTTTGTCCGTACTGCAAGGCGGAAATCCATAAGGATGCCACGCGGTGCCCGCACTGTACCTCCGCATTAAACGAATGA
- a CDS encoding ABC transporter ATP-binding protein encodes MSISGISKTFNAGTINQKIALAGVDLQLDPGDFVTIIGGNGAGKSTLLNSVAGVYTVDGGHIAIGENAVTRTPEYKRAALIGRVFQDPMMGTAANMTIEENLSIALRRGKRRTLAPAIRSGERAQYREALRSLDLGLENRLKSRVGLLSGGQRQALTLLMASLNKPQLLLLDEHTAALDPKTAKNVLTLTQRIVQKYGLTAMMVTHNMKDALQYGNRTIMMHEGKVILDIDSRTKERLHVEDLLVMFERASGDALNNDRMLLS; translated from the coding sequence CTGTCCATCAGCGGCATTTCCAAGACGTTCAACGCGGGCACGATCAACCAGAAGATCGCGCTGGCGGGCGTCGATTTACAGCTCGATCCGGGTGATTTTGTCACCATTATCGGCGGCAACGGCGCCGGTAAATCGACGCTGCTCAACTCCGTAGCAGGCGTTTACACGGTAGACGGCGGGCATATCGCCATCGGTGAAAACGCAGTTACCAGGACGCCTGAGTACAAACGCGCCGCGCTCATCGGCCGCGTGTTCCAGGATCCCATGATGGGCACCGCCGCGAACATGACGATCGAAGAGAACCTGTCCATCGCGCTGCGCCGTGGCAAACGCCGCACGCTGGCGCCGGCCATACGCAGCGGAGAGCGCGCGCAGTATCGCGAAGCGCTGAGATCGCTCGACCTGGGGCTGGAAAACAGGCTCAAGTCGCGCGTCGGCCTGCTTTCCGGCGGCCAGCGACAGGCGCTGACACTTCTGATGGCCTCGCTCAACAAGCCGCAGCTTCTGCTGCTCGACGAGCACACGGCAGCGCTTGACCCCAAGACGGCCAAGAACGTCCTCACCTTGACCCAGCGCATCGTTCAAAAATACGGCCTGACCGCCATGATGGTCACGCATAATATGAAGGATGCTCTGCAATACGGCAACAGAACGATCATGATGCACGAAGGCAAGGTCATTTTGGACATTGACAGCAGGACCAAAGAGCGTTTGCACGTGGAGGACCTGCTCGTGATGTTCGAACGCGCCAGCGGCGACGCGCTGAACAACGATCGGATGCTGCTATCATAA
- the scpB gene encoding SMC-Scp complex subunit ScpB, with protein sequence MEQVELSKVIEAILFVSGEPVEQAELEKALEVTSMELTAALDELENDFEREKRGIRLLRFGDHVQLGTRPDYAPYVERLLQPIQKQTLSQAVMETLAVIAYKQPVTRGEIEAIRGVKCDYSVQSLVNKRLICEVGRKETLGRPILYGTTDEFLRHFCISSLDELPRVDFSAVEAAVNAGAAEE encoded by the coding sequence GTGGAGCAAGTTGAACTGAGCAAGGTGATCGAGGCGATTCTCTTCGTCTCCGGAGAACCCGTGGAGCAGGCAGAGCTGGAAAAGGCGCTGGAGGTAACCTCGATGGAACTTACGGCGGCGCTGGACGAGCTCGAGAACGACTTTGAACGCGAGAAACGAGGTATTCGCCTGCTGCGCTTCGGAGACCACGTGCAGCTCGGCACGCGGCCGGACTATGCGCCTTACGTCGAGCGGCTCCTGCAGCCCATTCAAAAGCAGACGCTTTCGCAGGCCGTCATGGAAACGCTGGCGGTCATCGCGTACAAGCAGCCGGTGACGCGCGGTGAAATCGAGGCGATTCGAGGCGTCAAGTGCGATTACTCTGTGCAGTCGCTGGTGAACAAACGCCTGATCTGCGAGGTGGGACGCAAGGAGACGCTCGGCCGTCCCATCCTCTACGGCACGACGGACGAATTTCTCCGGCATTTCTGCATATCCTCGCTTGATGAACTGCCCCGGGTGGACTTCAGCGCGGTTGAAGCCGCGGTCAACGCGGGAGCAGCGGAAGAATAG
- a CDS encoding DUF4279 domain-containing protein, with protein MTQRQNPLSKPQSQLVLLISGDGIDFEAISDALGLKSTDVRHKGEVINRLPQIVAEHDEWYHEIELTESNDVDTAMNDLLETLAQHKEKLSALQDRYAIILRMHVKSDYARIFYRLMPDTLARLAKTGVPLEVSVLSWGKMPFQTVSETE; from the coding sequence ATGACGCAAAGGCAAAACCCGCTCAGCAAGCCCCAAAGCCAGCTCGTCCTGCTCATCAGCGGCGATGGAATCGACTTTGAGGCGATTTCCGACGCATTGGGGCTCAAAAGCACGGACGTGCGCCACAAGGGTGAGGTCATCAACCGCCTGCCCCAAATCGTCGCGGAGCACGACGAATGGTATCACGAGATCGAGCTTACGGAGAGCAACGACGTAGACACGGCCATGAACGACCTATTGGAGACGCTGGCGCAGCACAAGGAAAAGCTGTCCGCGCTGCAAGACAGGTATGCGATCATTCTGCGCATGCACGTCAAGTCCGACTACGCGCGCATCTTTTACCGGCTGATGCCGGATACCCTGGCGCGCCTGGCCAAGACGGGCGTGCCGCTCGAGGTATCCGTCCTTTCATGGGGAAAGATGCCCTTTCAAACCGTAAGCGAGACGGAATAA
- the plsY gene encoding glycerol-3-phosphate 1-O-acyltransferase PlsY: protein MLKLLLVLVVGYLLGNFSTGVVLSRCAKGMDIRDYGSKSAGSTNMLRVLGRSSAALTLIGDMLKGIIAALIGGWLLGGKFGALLGGIAAIVGHDFPALLHFKGGKGIATSFGLLLYLYPIQSLIVLAFFILIVALTHYVSVGSIASACLYPFIITATTPFDLRVTLCLVVICVLAVFCHRANIQRLLAGKENKLDFSTLKGKKQK, encoded by the coding sequence ATGCTAAAGCTATTGCTGGTTCTCGTCGTCGGTTATCTGCTTGGCAATTTTTCAACCGGCGTGGTGCTCTCCCGCTGCGCGAAGGGCATGGACATCCGGGATTACGGCAGCAAGAGCGCCGGTTCCACCAACATGCTCCGCGTCCTCGGACGCTCCAGCGCGGCGCTGACGCTCATCGGCGACATGCTCAAGGGCATCATCGCCGCCCTGATCGGCGGATGGCTGCTCGGCGGCAAGTTCGGCGCGCTGCTCGGCGGCATCGCGGCAATCGTGGGCCACGACTTCCCCGCGCTGCTGCACTTTAAGGGCGGAAAGGGCATCGCTACCTCCTTTGGCCTGCTCCTCTACCTCTATCCCATTCAGTCGCTGATCGTGCTGGCGTTCTTCATCCTCATCGTGGCGCTGACCCATTACGTATCCGTCGGCTCCATCGCGAGCGCCTGCCTTTATCCTTTCATCATCACCGCGACCACGCCCTTTGATCTGCGCGTCACGCTCTGCCTCGTCGTCATCTGCGTGCTGGCCGTCTTCTGCCACAGGGCGAACATCCAGCGGCTGCTGGCAGGCAAGGAAAACAAGCTCGACTTTTCGACCCTGAAGGGAAAAAAACAGAAATGA